GAGGTATCTATTGAGACTCCacaatataaaatagcaaatatcATACCACTCACACCCTGTCATTTTCTAAACATTGATTTTGCTATCTCTTCACAGCCTTCATGACTCACTAAAATTTTATTGTATGCCTTTGACATTTGTACATTACCTGTTTTCTCTACTAAAATGTAAACACCATAAACacgaagttttaaaattttattcactgTTAACACTACAGCACCAAAAACACTGCTTGTTTAACAGAAAGCACTGGATACATTGTAGAAAAATGCAAGGTTGAGTTCATTGAGTTCAGGAAATTGTCTTGCAATGatacgtgtgtgcatgtatatttaaagCAATTGTAATTCTCTATCTTAGGGTCCACAATTACAAGAGATATTTGTCAAGTTACATCTGGCTGTGCTTACCTTTATGATTGATATGCtaatattgaataaaaataagtttatgcAAAAACGACTTCACAGTTGGCTTTTCTCTTCATGACACTCTAGCATAGAACTTTATACAAACCCAGTGGTATAAATAATCCATTCAAATTCTTTTAGAAACTTCCAAACAGTTAtgcatagtggttatactaatttacattcccagaaaaatatggaaatagaaacaaaaataccaTGGTTAAGTTATAGTAGCATACAAAGAACCTCAAATAATTTATACAActtataacataaaataattttaaacaatgaaaggaaacaaaattaagaTATGAATGGATTTTGTCCACTAGCTATGTCAATACCCCTGTTTAGATGGCCAAGAGAACTTCAAGTATAGACCCATGTTCCTCATGCATTGTTGTTGTCACTTTTATGTGACCTgcattttactgtatttattaGATGGAATCATTTATAAGCTATCATAGAAATCACatataaacttctttgtgattaaaaatagaaactgtctcacctttctttacatatttttaagacaCAATTATGAGCAGTGTGATTCATGTGTCTTTCACTGATTTGGGGGGTGAATCAATTGATTAACAAGTTTTATTCCTATATCAATACCTGATTGCAggttatcattttcttttaaataactatACTGTAATTAGTCACTTATTTTGTTATATGATTTGATTATTGCAATAGATTGTTacagaaaaatagtaaaaatctattttgtcaAGTATGAATCACAATTACCCTGTTAATCAATGTTATTCTACAGGCAACTACAGGCAACTCTCAAGTATTCACagaataaatacacattttatacatGACAGAAGCCACAGAAGTCAGGGAGCGTCTTGTTCCTTTCAGCTACTTGCCATTTGGAAAAATTGACTTCATTAGCAATGTTATAAAAGCAGGTTATTTTAAAGCCATCTGCACACCTCAGTAAATAAAGAGCAGTTATTAGTGACTCAgctataacataaaataaaatcttgatgAAACGTGATAGAAAAACTCAACCAAAATAAGATTTAGGAATTATGTATGATTTTCATGTATTAATTCTTGTTATGTATCTATGCTTCCCTTGGTCTTCATTAgcagaaaaaagaaggaattttctgaaatttcaagTTCTTTACAATtccattttctacttttctttttttacatatcTCTTTCAACATGGTATTGTCCCTTAGTTCCTGTCAATTTTTTTCCTGACTGTAGTCTAGAAGAATATATCTAATAAATGTGACTATGAACTTTTATCACatcaaaatgcttttttaaagttCTATGGCATTATAGCATAATATTACATGTCATACCCAACGATGTTCTTGCAGGCACTGCATCTTTATTGATCCAAAAAGACACCCAAGAAAGAACAACAGTCAGAATGCATGGAATGTAGGTCTGAATAGTGAAATATCCCATTCTTCTGCTCAGGTCAAAAAAAATTGTCATGATAACATAATCccctgtaagaaaaaaaaagttttattttggctatataatataaatcacaatccatatatttaaaataaaaatgtcatttaatgCTAGCATCATTCACTATTTGAGTATTCTTTTTACCAGAGATTGTGTGAGTGATTTCAGTTGAGTTCCGTAACCCTACAAATGCAAACTGATATAATCTCCAGTATTTAGGATCAGCCACTTCTACAGAGGGCTTTTTCCACTTATACTCAATTTCATTTTTAGGGTATCCATCTATAGAgaaaaaatacacagattagcAAGATCCAAATTTGATACCATTGCAATGCCAACATTATCCAAAGGTAGATTCTTGgaactttttcctctttttttattataagatATGCCAAACATAGAATATTtgaatacaataaatattaataagcaGAGTTTAATGACTAATCATACATGGATCAAATAATGAGAACCCATGTAATCTACttaaattaagaaatagaaaCTTGCTAACATACAGAAAACCCAATAAGTCCACCCCAATATAGTACTCCCTCCCCAGTCTAGAGGTAATAACTATCCTGATTTCTGCgatgatcttttctttttaatatagatTTTTCATATGCATCTCTGAAAAGTATAGCGTAGTTTGGGttcctttgaattttatttgatCATTCCCATACTTAAGGCATTCTTTggcatattatttttttcttctttttcctcatgCTACCTTGTCTAAGAAtgtcttttttaatatattgtgataGTCATCAAAGTTGTACGTAGCTAAATTTCTTCCATTGTAAAAACACACCGAAATTTATCCATTATACTGTTTTAGACATTTGTGGTATTTTCTGTTGGCTATAACCAACATTGCTCTAGTAACATTATTATACATGCCTCCCGAAACGTGGCATGCAATATGCAAGCGTTACTCTAGGATATAGTATGGAGTAGCTGGGTCATGGGTTACACATAATATCAACTTTATGAGGTAGTGCCAATCTTTTTTCCATAGAGAGTATACTAacatattctcctttttttttagacggaatctcactctgttgtccaggctggagtgcagtggcacgatcttggctcactgctaatgtctgccgcccaggttcaagcaattctcatgcctcagcctcccaagaagctaagACCTATACAGGTGCTCGCCAACACGAATGGCtaccctctttttaaaattttctttttatttttatcttcattagagacagggttttgccatgttagccaggctattctcaaacccctgacctcaggtgatctgctcccctcggactcccaaagtgctgagattacaggcatgagccaccacgcctggccactagCATATTCTCTTATCAGCCAGAGTGTGAAAGTTAACATGAATGCATATTCTCATTAATCTTGATAAATGCAGTCTTCTTCATTTTTACTCGTCCATGAAGTGTATTTTATTTCACATTCTCCTGATTAATAATAAAACCTAGCctttaaaaagtatgtttattAGAATTTTGGATCGCTTCTTTGAGGAACTGCTTGTTCAATtgcccattatttattttttactttctcttattttttcctctctttttatattaatgctttatgtattctagatactagtcctttgttaaGGAAAATGTTTTTGTCTACTTTGTAGCTGTCTAGAACGGAGGTATATCCTTTcatctttctaaaaaatatttttgtttctggcttGTGTCAGGAATATCCTTGAGGACTTTTTGAACGAACCAAGTGAAAGAAATTTGGGCTAAAAATCTATTTGAGGTAGACTTGTAATTAGATTCTCTCAAGAAGAATCATTTCACCCTGTATGCTGATTTCAGAGGCAACCTCCCTTTTAGCTTTcggtggttgtgtgtgtgtgtgtgtgtgtgtgtgtgtgtgtgtgtgtgtgtgtgtgtgtgtgtgtgtaggaggtAATTCTTCACGTGATCTCAACTGGTCAGGCTTCTGTATGCCAACTTTATGTGGAGATTATGTTCTATTACACTACCATCTTACAATACCATCAAAGCTTGTAGGAAATTACCATGTTTTGTCAATGTCCTCAGGTCAAAATCGGCTGCAACTTTACCTTTCTGGTTTACAGTTTTCATGTAGATGTTTGTAGCTAAAAAGTTCTTTCTACGTATGGTCACATAcatgttttagaatattttaatggtataaaatttttgttttcaaccGAAAGATTGGTAGcacattacataaacagaattcaCTAATTAACTTGCAATTTCAAAAATAGTATATCCATGTATTTTGCACTAGGATCTCTATTAGTCATGCAATGAAATAGTTATCTCTGCTGATCTATTTAataacctattttatttttccttttctccatcttcTTTCACTTGCTCTCTAGGGTTGTAGCCATTTTGATTTCTATAGTTTctgtctttacttttaaaaagttttagagtcAATAGAGGATAGACATAGTATACAGTAGTGTGGGCACAAATAAACATGATTGGCTAAATAGCCACTCTGAATCTcatgatattaatttttaaaattgggacTGTAATGAAATCTTCCACACATATTTGTTGTGAAATATTAGATGCAGATGGCTTAATTCTCTACTGGACCCATGTAGAGTGCCTGAAAATAATTAGCTATGATTATTATATGTTTGTTATTGACATCCAATTAAACTCACAAAGATAAATGATTAATTACCATTAACAACAATCAAAACCAGAGAACTATCACACCAAAATTTAAGAATGGCTTCTAGAATGAAGTACAACTGCTACATCAATTATTGCATATGAACTTTTCCTTGAGTTCCTTGAATTCTATCAATCAAGTATTTGTTGCTATTTGGCTGTCTTATCCACTTCAAAGTTACTGTTTAAAAATCAAAGCAGTGAGATAGATCATTAACATAAAAGAATGCTTTAATGAGacaaaatcattaagaaaattcaagaatatcattaataaaaggcaaaaaaatgtgGAAATTTAGTAAGTGAAGAAGTGGGGTTATGCTTATGAATAAATTGTCATATTACACTCTACCACATTCTAGAATGTGATCTGTGAaaacaataaatttcaaaagaaagaaaatagcattaGACAATTTGTGGGTAAAGGCAACCACATTTTTATAaaccattttacatatttttaagacaATTGTACGTATctagaaaaatacttttataaaaatacatgtgagGATATGTATGTtagtaaatacaaaataaaattaatatagctCTGGAAAGGTTATGATTATTTCCTATAAAGAAtatagcaggttttttttttaggatcaataaaagtattttaatataaCTGATATTATACAGTAGGAAAGTAAACCACCACTACACAGCTACAGGAATGAAGAGTTAAAAATACAACACTGAGCAATATAGAAACAGCATAAGTTaccacttactttttttttttggttttgttttgttttgtttttacgtggaacaaatttgtttattttattttattttattttatttttttattattattatactttaagttgtagggtacatgtgcacaatgtgcaggttagttacatatgtatacatgtgccatgctggtgtgctgcacccattaactcgtcatttagcattaggtatacctcctaatgctatccctcccccctccccccaccccacaacagtccccagagtgtgatgttccccttcctgtgtccatgtgttctcgttgttcaattcccatctatgagtgagaacatgtggtgtttggtttttttgtccttgtgatagtttactgagaatgatgatttccaattttcatccatgtccctacaaaggacatgaactcatcattttttatggctgcatggtattccatggtgtatatgtaccacattttcttaatccagtctgtcactgttggacatttgggttggttccaagtctttgctattgtgaatagtgtcgcaataaacatacgtgtgcatgtctctttatagcagcatgatctatagtcctttgggtatatacccagtaatgtgatggctgggtcaaatggtatttctagttctagatccctgaggaatcgccacactgatttccacaccggttgaactagtttacagtcccaccaacagtgtaaaagtgttcctatttctccacatcctctccagcacctgttgtttcctgactttttaatgattgccattctaactggtatgagatggtatctcattgtggttttgatttgcatttctctgatggccagtgatgatgagcattttttcatgtgtcttttggctgcataaatgtcttcttttgagaagtggagatgaagggtattcaactaggaaaagaggaagtcaaattgtccctgtttgcagacgacatcattatatatctagaaaaccccattgtctcagcccaaaatctccttaagctgataagcaacttcagcaaagtctcaggatacaaaatcaatgtacaaaaatcacaagcattcttaaacaccaataacagacaaacagagagccaaatcatgagtgaactcccattcacaattgcttcaaagagaacaaaatacttaggaatccaacttaaaagggacgtgaaggacctcttcaaggagaactacaaaccactgctcaatgaaataaaagaggatacaaacaaatggaagaacattccatgctcatgggtaggaagaatcaatatcgtgaaaatgaccatactgctcaaggtaatttatagattcaatgccatccccatcaagctaccaatgactttcttcacagaattggaaaaaactactttaaagttcgtatggaaccaaaaaaaagcccgcattgccaagtcaatcctaagccaaaagaacaaagctggaggcatcacgctacctgacttcaaactatactacaaggctacagtaaccaaaacacatggtactggtaccaaaacagagatatagatcaatggaacagaacagagccctcagaaataacgccacatatctacaactatctgatctttgacaaagctgagaaaaacaagcaatggggaaaggattccctatttaataaatggggctgggaaaactggctagccatatgtagaaaggtgaaactggatcccttccttataccttatacaaaaattaattcaagatggattaaagacttaaacctaaaaccataaaaaccctagaagaaaacctaggcattagcattcaggatataggcatgggcaaggacttcatgtctaaaacaccaaaagcaatggcaacaaaagccaaaattgagaaatgggatctaattaaactaaagagcttctgcacagcaaaagaaactaccatcagagtgaacaggcaacctacaaaatgggagaaaatttttgcaacctactcatctgacaaaggggtaatatccagaatctacaatgaactcaaacaaatttacaagaaaaaaacaaacaaccccaccaaaaagtgggcaaaggataagaATATACCCGGTTTTTATACTCTAATTATTCACCTCTAACCACTTCTCTATGAATCAatcttttttaattaaatcaaCTTATTTCTACCTTGGTTTTTCTACCTTATTAAAGTAGTCTCAAATATTTGCTATTCATATGGTAAATACTATTTGCCTAACCAATTTTTGAAACACATTTCAAAATCTAATGTAATAAAGTTAAATCTTGCCTCCAGGAAGATGAATATAATTTGAATCACCTTTTCTTGGTGACTGTGTAAAAACATTTGAATACAAACCTATTTTCAATACTcctctatttaataaaaataagcaaatagcattggaataaaattcaaagttataaagaatgttttaataaaatatatgcattcaTAACACATTTATTGTAACCTTTTAGTTTAAAAGCAAGAagcaaatatattatttgtaattattttatctaaaagaATTGAACATAACTTACACTTTTGAaaatcctattttattttctttcatttcatttttaaataaacagctCTAAGGTTAAAATTCTATGAAATTATCAAGTGTTTTGTTACTTACAGCTTGAAAATTCCAGTGGACAGGAATGTTCATCCATAGGAAAGTTATGAAGCTGAAGATAACATTCTGCATTAATTGTCAATCTATTTAGATGGAAAGAAAAGtattaaataaagataaataatttgaAGCATTAAAAATCTCCTGTCTCATTTTAAAACAAGATTTTGTCATATGATAATAGATTGTGACCTATTAGAATATAATAATGATTCTAAAGTCTCAAAGTCTTAAATAGCAATAatattataacatttatatatgacAGAATTCTAACAATTTCCTCTTCAGTCGACTAGGTTACCTCTGTATACATTTCAATATGATCTCTGTGTTTACACATAATAATTCATACTTCAATATGTCAGCAAACACACGTGCAAACACAGCAGATTAACAGATTATAAATGGTTAAGTATGGTAATTTTTTCTCTTGATTTATTATGAATATCTTTCCATGAAGGATGGTTCTTAATAAGCAGATATGTTTAAGTCAATGAGTTAAATAAACTTGAACCTTATACATCAACCTTCATTTAATCTTTTCTTAGGGACGTTTTACTACACCATTGAAAATTAgagtattataaaattttatagcaGGGTGGGTTTCTAGAGGAAATCTTACTCAATTATTTGCACTGCAGGTTAAGAAAACCATAATCTTTATGCTGCAACCTGTTCTGcttcaaaggaagaaaatcaaagaatTTTTTCTCTTAGCTTTTAGTCCTTTTCACATAATAATAACTGAGCTTAAAAAAGTATTGCCAAAGTAtttcaccattttatattttagcatGTGAAAGGAGCTCCATATTTTTGGTTTTGcaactctgagaaataaaaaattaggaatTGATTAAATATTAGTATGGAAAATAAATGAGAGCAACTACAGATTTTTAAACCAATACTACCTTAGAGTATATAGAACTCGTCCATCATTCCAAATTCGAAGCAGACGATTAGGAGTTGTTATCCAGTGAGCATCAGATTTTCTTGAGTTTCTGAAGAAAGTGTCAGGAATCCAAATTTTTCCAACCATATTACTGTTAAGCATAAGCACTTTCATGGTACTATTGAATTTTAAACGACTGTCAAACCaggtttgggcaaaaattatatCTATTGTATATTCCTAAAATATAAGAAGAAGAGTAACAACATATTAGTAAAGCTActattttagttgtttttctcGAAAGTTTGAATTTTTGTATTGTAAAGTTTCTTCAAGTAACAATTAAACTCAGTCTTTTCGGAGGaaaaaaatgccattattttaaactttttttttgagacggagtctcgctctgtctcccaggccggagtgcagtgacgcaatctcggctcaccgcaagctccacctcccgggttcacgccattctcctgcctcagcctccggaggagctgggacaacaggcacccgccaccacgcccggctaattttttgtatttttagtagagagggagtttcaccgtgttagccaggatggtctcgatctcctgacctcgtgatctgcccggctcagcctcccaaagtactgggattacaggcgtgagccaccgcacacggcctAAACTTTCTTCTGTTTGCATGAGTCATGTAAAATGAAATCCAAGATTTCCAGTAGTTATTGTTGCCCAgttgactttattattttttattttttgtgtgtgaattttaCTCAAGATTTTGTAGTATGTAGGATGTATTCATTAAACTTAAAAGCAAGTTATCTTAATGTTaacaattatattaatttatacatAGAGTTTAAgtcatataaacaaaaaaaactagaagcaaaaaaaacaaaatttttaagagCCCTTACAATGTTTTTTGTCTAAAAAGTTAATTCCAATTATTTATATCtactgtttttaaatgttttaaagcaaCCACAAACTAACTTATTGAGCAATTATAAAATGCCAAACATATGTTAAGAGCTTTGCATGTTCATGTCACTAAATCCTTATTGCAACTCTGTGAAATATGTACTACTATAATCATTATTTTTCAGTAACATCTATTAATAgcaatataaaataattcttcTCACATCACAGATCTAATAAGCAGTTGATATGGAAACTGAGCCACTGCAGGCTAAATCCCAAGTCCACATCCATAACAAATGCATATAATGGTGGTTATAGTGAAGTCTGATGGGTTCCAAGGTTAGAGCAAAGCCTTTGTCCATAGTAAGTGTAATTAGGAAATTCCACGATTAACAGAGAACCTTCAGGAGTAGATGATTAGATATTATCTACCTTTGTATCCTGACAAAATGTCTGCCATATTATAGGcatttaacatatataaaatgaacaaGAATGCAGCAATAATCAATGCCacggaggaaaggaaataaatatacatatatatattatatatatgtactatatatatatgtgtgtgtatatatgtgtgtgtatatatgtgtgtgtatgtatgtttgcatgtgtatgaatatacttttgatatttaaaagaataagtaaattgaaaaataggtattatataagTTACTTCTGGTGGGAGAGATTGATTATTTGCACTTGATGTTGTATTAGCAATTGGCCAATTTTCctgaaggaaaatatttaatataagaaATGGAAGTACAATTGGGGAAGTGGccaataaatgaaaaatggaaaaaaaaattacaagtcgTTCATAAGTAAACAAACTAGATTCAACTTATTTATAGGGAAGTTGGATCAAATCCTAGGTTCCAGCCATACTACTTAGAATTTGCTTAactggaatataaaaataaattgagaagCTACCTcatttaatctatttttgttGAACAGTGTTACAATTCTGGAAAAGCATatacataataattatttaaaatccaATAGGTACCAGAAACTATGTAATTGAGTATGAGATGtatgttttataaagggcttaaaatatatacacttataatTCTGAATAATTTATTCATATAATGAAGTAATGTGTAATCATTCAATAATCTACCTATATATTTAACATCTATATTATGTCAGTCATTGTTTTGAATGGATTTAAAATATGAAGTTTTTGTGCACGAAAATGCTTGCATCATGACCCTCTCTTTACATAATTTTGATTGCTGTGCTAGAGTAACTTAGGGAGataattacagttttattttttgcaacttAATATGGGATGCCACAGCTCAAACTGTGCTGTGGAATATGGACTGAAAGTACTTTTGCAACCATGTAAGCCTTATAAATCTGATAGCCACAACCTTGCTTATATACTGTGTTAAAAGCACGGGCTGAGTCGTAAGGCAAACCACATCCCCTAACACATAGTAATTCGTATTTACGCTGTAGATGTTTAATCATCTTATTGAGTAATATTAATGGAGTAGCACATAAATTGTGCATGCATTTAGGAGGTCCAAGAGACCCTTATACACAATATCACTGGTGTACCTATTCTTTGAACCTTGTGAAAAATTCTTGGACAACTTCACTGAAGTTATCATTAATCCCCACTCTGCCTGCCTGTATCTCAGGCCAGATGTCTTGTCTTTGGAATCAATTATAATTTATCCAAGCAGCCTCTTCACCTGACACAAATGACTAACCATTCAGTCTAACCATGTAACCTACGCTAATGACACGGTGTCTAATTTTAATGGCAAATACAAATAGACAGAAGGCTCATACTCTACTATGGTAAACTAAATGCCCTGGAAAGAGCATTTAGTCAACTTTATTTGGCAGAATTATGTTGTACTTTTGCATAGCATCAAACAGCAGAAACTACTTTAGATACCAGTAAGGATTGCGGCTAGGCAAATATTCAACACTGGTTGGTAGAGGGAATGTAATGCTACTTGGCAGTTATACTTAGCTGCAGTATTCCTAATTCACAGGGCATTAAATGTGGCACTTGAGAACCAATTTGTCTAAGGCTGGGATTTCCAAAGCAGCTGTCAATACTGCTTAGCAGCTGCAGGACCTTCTTTAAAATCCCTGATTCTGGAAGTGTTAATCACTGTTGGAAGACTTATGATTTCCAAAGGATCAGAAATGGAAAAAGTTTCCTACTCACAGTTGTCCCCTCAATCTAATATCAAGAAGAGAAAAACTCAGAGCATATGTCTTGATAATCTATCCATCCCAAGCCCTTTGCAGAAGCTAATACTTATAAGCCCTTTTAAAttgctaatttttaataaatgcctCACTGAAATAAGAAGACCATTAAAATCTATGCCATGTTACacgtaataaaaaaaaattccagttttGTATTAGTGTAATTTCCAGCAAACGACCAAACTGCTCTTGTACTTCATGTTCCTGTTCACAGGTTATAATGATCTACAcaagaaataagcaaaagaaaaacataaaatggaacTTCTATTTACTCAGAACGAAAATACAATAGCTTCTAAGATAAACATTTTGAGATAAGGAACAGTGCATTTAAAATTTGACATCCAATGTACTTTACAAAATGTGCTGTATCTCCTTGCAAGTTAGCTGACAAAACAGCATTAGTGAATAAATGTGAAGTGAGCCATTTTGATTCCTAActtaataaaatcaaataataattgATAAGTGTGTAGTGCAGTCTCATTACTGCATTGTCAGTTTGCAATTAAGCACTGTATCTCACATTTCAAATTACCAGTTAATTCAATATTACTGTCTTTCTAGTAATGGGAGAAACTTCACAAAAAATTCAAGACCTGCCAAAGCAATTAACCTAGGTGCataatttcatcataaaatttgATTGATCCTGATTTATTCTTCCTATGTTGGCATTAATCTCTTCCAAAACTGTCTAGTCACATGGCCAGAAGAGAATGGTGGACCTAATAATTTTTAGCAGTAATGGAGCTATAGACATGTAGAGAAAAAGTACAAGTACAGCTAATCCATAGGACAATTAAA
This genomic interval from Gorilla gorilla gorilla isolate KB3781 chromosome 3, NHGRI_mGorGor1-v2.1_pri, whole genome shotgun sequence contains the following:
- the GABRG1 gene encoding gamma-aminobutyric acid receptor subunit gamma-1 isoform X2; the encoded protein is MGPLKAFLFSPFLLRSQSRGVRLVFLLLTLHLGNCVDKADDEDDEDLTVNKTWVLAPKIHEGDITQILNSLLQGYDNKLRPDIGVRPTVIETDVYVNSIGPVDPINMEYTIDIIFAQTWFDSRLKFNSTMKVLMLNSNMVGKIWIPDTFFRNSRKSDAHWITTPNRLLRIWNDGRVLYTLRLTINAECYLQLHNFPMDEHSCPLEFSSYGYPKNEIEYKWKKPSVEVADPKYWRLYQFAFVGLRNSTEITHTISGDYVIMTIFFDLSRRMGYFTIQTYIPCILTVVLSWVSFWINKDAVPARTSLGITTVLTMTTLSTIARKSLPKVSYVTAMDLFVSVCFIFVFAALMEYGTLHYFTSNQKGKTATKDRKLKNKASMQGFAMLPRLISNS